The following proteins are encoded in a genomic region of Galbibacter sp. BG1:
- a CDS encoding FUSC family protein produces the protein MQKAIQFLKSYNFTKGLLISISAFSAIAICYFYLNMTVGAGAAFGVLLASTSDIPGNKKHHIYGIFISLFLAIISYITIHLAIPNIYFLIPALAILVFVNSYISVYGFRASLIAFSGLLAVALSFAHPLSGMEILYNAFYILGGGLWYLLISLSFETVRTKQYSDELLTDCMELTAAYLNTRVALFSTSDRENVLNQQLQLQNELNEKHEALRNLLLAQRQRSGSTKLKRQQLLIFIELIDILEFAVANPFNYKKYDSSSPEFQKVALQIGETMEAVADRLLEISELRFKNKTINSDRTIEKLLKKSEKAIESFKSNVDIKKNRDAILILRNLFDYTERQSQKVIAIENIIKNNFTPKVSILKKADRLQFITNQSYSFKVLVENLTLKSPIFKHSLRLVVTVLLGYAIGSIFSLQNAYWIILTIVVIMRPGYVLTKERSRQRILGTLIGGAVAVGIVLLTNNIAIYIAITFIAMTLSFTFIQQNYKASAVFITLTIIFVYAMLYPDAFSIIQYRIIDTLVGAGLASMTNLLLWPAWESENIKSLIAEAVKTNKNYLEQVKNLYHKKEKTQTSYKISRKHAFIAIGNLHAGFQRMTQEPKRKQQKLDRLYQIVVTQNTLLSATASLGTYIQIHHTTEASKYFDDYINAIEQELFNCLEILEDNSFQPKKATDLEVSKKYLKQIFEELSAERDREIDAGKLEISMEQREYLKEIRIISEQLEWLYKLSLNLFTAIKGYV, from the coding sequence ATGCAAAAAGCCATACAATTCCTAAAAAGCTATAATTTCACCAAAGGGCTGCTCATAAGTATTTCTGCCTTTAGCGCCATTGCTATTTGCTATTTTTATTTAAATATGACCGTAGGTGCCGGAGCTGCTTTCGGAGTACTTTTGGCATCCACCAGCGATATCCCCGGCAACAAAAAACACCATATCTATGGTATTTTTATTTCGCTTTTCTTAGCCATTATCAGTTATATCACTATACATTTAGCGATTCCAAACATTTATTTCCTTATCCCAGCATTGGCAATTTTGGTATTTGTAAATTCTTATATTTCGGTATATGGTTTTAGGGCCTCCCTTATAGCTTTTTCCGGACTGCTCGCGGTAGCGCTAAGTTTTGCACACCCCCTTAGCGGTATGGAAATTTTATACAATGCGTTTTACATACTTGGCGGCGGACTCTGGTATTTGTTGATTTCCCTTTCTTTTGAAACCGTTAGAACCAAACAATACAGCGACGAACTTCTTACCGACTGCATGGAGCTTACTGCAGCGTATCTAAATACCCGCGTAGCTCTTTTTTCTACTTCGGATAGGGAAAACGTGTTAAACCAGCAATTGCAATTACAAAACGAACTGAATGAAAAACACGAAGCCTTAAGAAATCTACTGTTAGCACAACGCCAACGTTCGGGCTCTACAAAACTGAAGCGCCAGCAATTGCTTATTTTTATAGAACTCATAGACATTTTGGAGTTTGCGGTAGCCAATCCGTTCAACTATAAAAAATACGATAGCAGTAGTCCTGAATTTCAAAAAGTGGCACTCCAAATAGGAGAAACCATGGAGGCAGTGGCAGACCGACTGTTGGAAATTAGCGAACTACGGTTTAAGAATAAAACTATCAACAGTGATCGTACTATTGAAAAACTCCTTAAAAAATCGGAAAAAGCCATTGAAAGCTTCAAAAGCAACGTAGATATTAAAAAGAACAGGGATGCCATCCTTATTCTTAGAAATCTTTTTGATTATACGGAAAGACAATCTCAAAAAGTAATTGCGATTGAAAATATCATAAAAAATAACTTCACCCCTAAAGTTTCTATTTTAAAGAAAGCAGATCGGTTGCAATTTATTACCAACCAGAGTTACAGCTTTAAGGTTTTAGTTGAAAACCTAACCCTCAAATCGCCTATTTTTAAACACTCCTTACGGCTCGTGGTAACGGTTTTGCTGGGCTATGCCATCGGATCTATTTTTTCCTTGCAAAATGCGTATTGGATAATACTTACCATTGTAGTGATTATGAGACCTGGTTATGTTCTCACCAAAGAGAGATCCCGCCAACGTATTTTGGGAACATTAATTGGAGGGGCTGTAGCAGTAGGTATCGTGCTTCTTACTAATAATATTGCCATTTATATTGCTATAACCTTTATAGCGATGACGCTCTCTTTTACTTTTATTCAACAAAACTACAAAGCATCGGCTGTATTCATTACCCTTACCATCATCTTTGTATATGCCATGCTTTATCCAGATGCTTTTAGCATTATTCAATACAGAATTATTGATACTTTGGTTGGAGCCGGCCTAGCGAGTATGACCAATTTACTTTTATGGCCCGCTTGGGAAAGCGAGAATATAAAATCGCTTATTGCGGAAGCTGTTAAAACCAATAAAAACTATTTGGAGCAAGTAAAAAATTTGTATCACAAGAAAGAGAAAACGCAAACTTCATATAAAATCTCCCGAAAACACGCTTTTATCGCTATCGGAAATTTACATGCGGGCTTTCAAAGAATGACACAAGAACCCAAACGCAAACAACAAAAGCTGGATAGGCTCTACCAAATTGTGGTAACACAAAACACGCTTTTATCGGCAACGGCCTCTCTTGGCACGTATATTCAGATACATCACACCACCGAAGCTTCCAAATATTTTGATGATTATATAAATGCCATCGAGCAGGAACTTTTCAACTGTTTAGAAATATTAGAAGACAACAGCTTTCAACCTAAAAAGGCAACAGACCTAGAAGTTTCCAAAAAATATTTAAAACAGATTTTTGAAGAGCTCTCTGCGGAAAGAGACCGCGAAATAGACGCCGGAAAACTGGAAATAAGCATGGAACAGCGGGAATATTTAAAGGAAATTCGCATTATCTCCGAGCAATTGGAATGGCTTTATAAACTTTCGCTTAATCTATTTACTGCCATTAAAGGATATGTATAA
- a CDS encoding phosphoribosylaminoimidazolesuccinocarboxamide synthase, which produces MSNTITTTDFNFPKQKNVYKGKVREVYNIDDEILVMIATDRLSAFDVIMPKGIPYKGQILNQIATKMMDATKDIVPNWLLATPDPNVAVGHLCEPFKVEMVIRGYLSGHAAREYKAGKRLLCGVGMPEGMKENDKFPEPIITPSTKADQGDHDEDISREAILEKGIVSEEDYLVLEKYTRALFQRGSEIAAERGLILVDTKYEFGKTKDGKIVLIDEIHTPDSSRYFYADGYQERQDKAEPQKQLSKEFVRQWLISNGFQGKEGQQIPEMDDNYIHSVSERYIELYEKITGEKFVKGDVSNIQERIEKNVLEHLKK; this is translated from the coding sequence ATGAGCAATACAATTACAACTACCGATTTTAATTTTCCGAAGCAAAAAAACGTTTACAAGGGAAAGGTTAGGGAAGTTTATAATATTGATGATGAAATACTGGTTATGATAGCCACCGATAGGCTTTCTGCTTTTGATGTTATTATGCCTAAGGGAATTCCATACAAAGGTCAGATTCTAAATCAAATTGCCACAAAAATGATGGACGCCACAAAGGATATTGTGCCTAATTGGTTGTTGGCAACCCCAGACCCCAATGTGGCTGTGGGACATTTGTGTGAACCTTTTAAAGTGGAAATGGTAATCCGCGGTTATTTATCGGGCCATGCTGCTAGGGAATATAAAGCCGGGAAGCGTTTGTTGTGTGGGGTAGGGATGCCCGAAGGGATGAAAGAGAACGACAAATTTCCTGAACCAATAATTACGCCTTCTACCAAGGCAGATCAAGGCGATCATGATGAGGATATTTCGCGCGAAGCTATTCTTGAAAAAGGAATAGTTTCTGAAGAAGATTACCTAGTACTGGAAAAATATACTCGTGCATTATTTCAAAGAGGATCCGAAATTGCGGCAGAACGCGGACTCATACTTGTTGATACCAAATACGAATTTGGAAAAACAAAAGATGGAAAAATTGTGTTGATAGATGAAATCCATACCCCAGATTCTTCAAGATATTTTTATGCTGATGGATACCAAGAACGTCAAGATAAAGCCGAGCCACAAAAACAACTTTCTAAGGAATTTGTGCGCCAATGGCTTATAAGTAATGGTTTTCAAGGGAAAGAGGGACAACAGATTCCCGAAATGGACGACAATTATATTCATTCAGTTTCCGAAAGATACATCGAGCTTTACGAAAAAATCACAGGTGAAAAGTTTGTAAAAGGAGACGTAAGTAATATTCAAGAGCGCATAGAGAAGAATGTTTTAGAGCATTTAAAAAAATAA
- the acs gene encoding acetate--CoA ligase, producing MSNYHIKHLEEYFQVYRKSVRDPENFWGEVAEEHFLWRKKWDNVLEWDFTKPEIKWFQGAKLNITENCIDRHLRTRGNKTAIIWEPNSPDEEALHISYNELHERVCRFANVLKSKGIKKGDRVCIYLPMIPELAVSVLACARIGAIHSVVFAGFSSTALSTRINDADCKMVITADGSFRGSKTIDLKGIVDEALEDCPSIESVLVAKRIESDINMKEGRDEWLQPLLDDAEQTCEPEIVDAEDPLFILYTSGSTGKPKGMVHTSGGYMVYTAYTFKNIFQYQENDVYWCTADIGWITGHSYIVYGPLANGATTVMFEGVPSHPDFGRFWEIVDKHKVNQFYTAPTAIRALAKNNLDFVTKHDLSSLKVLGSVGEPINEEAWHWYNDNVGKSRCPIVDTWWQTETGGIMISPIPYATPTIPTYATLPLPGIQPALMDENAKEIKGNLVDGRLCIKFPWPSIARTIWGNHERYKDTYFSAYENMYFTGDGALRDAVGYYRITGRVDDVVIVSGHNLGTAPIEDAINEHPAVAESAIVGYPHDVKGNALYGFVILKEVGETRDRENLRKEINQQITEHIGPIAKLDKIQFVSGLPKTRSGKIMRRILRKIASNDLSNLGDTSTLLNPDVVDEVIKEKID from the coding sequence ATGAGTAATTACCACATCAAACACTTAGAGGAGTATTTTCAAGTTTACCGAAAGTCAGTTCGCGACCCAGAAAATTTTTGGGGGGAAGTTGCCGAAGAGCACTTTTTATGGCGAAAAAAATGGGACAATGTTTTAGAATGGGATTTCACCAAGCCCGAAATTAAATGGTTTCAAGGAGCCAAATTAAACATTACCGAAAATTGCATCGATAGGCATTTAAGAACACGCGGCAATAAAACTGCCATCATTTGGGAGCCTAATAGTCCAGACGAAGAGGCGTTGCATATTAGTTACAATGAATTACATGAACGGGTTTGCAGGTTTGCAAATGTTTTAAAATCAAAAGGGATTAAAAAGGGAGATCGCGTATGCATTTATCTTCCTATGATTCCAGAATTGGCTGTTTCCGTTTTGGCTTGTGCCAGAATTGGCGCTATTCATTCCGTAGTTTTTGCAGGATTTTCATCCACAGCGCTTTCCACTAGAATCAATGATGCCGATTGTAAAATGGTTATCACTGCAGATGGTTCTTTCCGCGGAAGTAAAACCATCGACCTTAAAGGGATTGTAGATGAAGCTTTGGAAGACTGTCCAAGTATTGAATCAGTTTTGGTTGCCAAGCGTATTGAATCTGATATTAATATGAAGGAGGGGCGTGACGAGTGGTTGCAGCCTTTGTTGGATGATGCAGAACAAACTTGCGAACCAGAAATTGTAGATGCTGAAGATCCACTTTTCATTTTGTATACTTCCGGTTCTACGGGAAAACCGAAGGGGATGGTTCACACTTCGGGAGGCTATATGGTTTATACGGCGTATACTTTTAAAAATATTTTTCAATACCAAGAAAACGATGTGTATTGGTGTACGGCAGATATTGGTTGGATTACCGGGCATAGTTATATTGTGTACGGACCCCTAGCCAACGGCGCTACTACAGTAATGTTTGAAGGCGTTCCTTCGCACCCTGATTTTGGGAGGTTCTGGGAAATTGTAGATAAACATAAAGTAAATCAGTTTTATACCGCGCCAACCGCTATTCGAGCGTTGGCAAAGAATAATTTGGACTTTGTCACAAAACACGATTTGTCTTCACTAAAAGTATTGGGATCTGTAGGAGAGCCCATTAATGAGGAGGCTTGGCACTGGTATAATGACAACGTTGGAAAAAGCCGATGTCCTATTGTAGATACGTGGTGGCAAACAGAAACAGGAGGGATTATGATATCTCCCATTCCGTACGCTACGCCAACTATTCCAACGTATGCAACTTTACCGTTGCCAGGAATTCAACCCGCTTTAATGGATGAAAACGCCAAAGAGATTAAAGGGAATCTTGTGGATGGCCGTTTATGCATTAAATTCCCGTGGCCGTCTATTGCTAGAACCATTTGGGGGAATCATGAGCGTTATAAAGACACCTATTTTTCAGCCTACGAAAACATGTATTTCACGGGAGATGGGGCGCTTCGTGATGCCGTTGGGTATTATAGAATTACGGGACGTGTAGATGATGTGGTAATTGTCTCCGGACATAATTTAGGTACAGCGCCTATTGAAGATGCCATCAACGAACATCCTGCTGTGGCGGAATCAGCAATTGTAGGTTATCCGCATGATGTAAAAGGAAATGCTCTGTACGGATTTGTAATCTTAAAAGAAGTAGGGGAAACCCGTGACCGTGAGAACTTGCGAAAAGAAATCAACCAACAGATCACAGAACATATCGGTCCGATTGCTAAATTGGATAAAATTCAGTTCGTAAGCGGATTGCCAAAAACGCGGAGTGGAAAAATTATGCGTAGGATTTTACGGAAAATAGCATCCAACGATCTCTCCAATCTAGGAGACACCAGTACGCTATTAAACCCCGATGTAGTCGATGAGGTAATAAAGGAGAAAATTGATTAA
- a CDS encoding heme-binding domain-containing protein, whose translation MLLVLIVIQFFPPSENKSDTTPPTDLLLVENTPGKVEAILTNVCYDCHSNNTIYPWYAEIEPVSYWLASHIEEGKEHLDFSQWDLYSAKKKAHKLEEVAEAVTEGWMPLDSYKWMHGDANLTEEESKAVADWANMLRLKYVKAEKPQ comes from the coding sequence TTGTTACTAGTACTTATTGTAATTCAATTTTTTCCTCCTTCCGAAAATAAATCTGATACCACACCACCGACAGACCTTCTATTGGTGGAAAATACCCCAGGTAAAGTGGAAGCCATTCTTACCAACGTTTGTTACGACTGCCACTCCAACAACACCATTTATCCATGGTATGCAGAAATAGAACCAGTTTCTTATTGGTTAGCGAGCCATATTGAAGAAGGGAAAGAGCATTTAGATTTCTCTCAGTGGGATTTATATTCAGCTAAAAAGAAAGCCCATAAACTGGAAGAAGTTGCCGAAGCGGTAACAGAAGGTTGGATGCCGTTGGATTCTTATAAATGGATGCATGGCGATGCCAATCTTACTGAGGAAGAAAGTAAAGCAGTGGCCGATTGGGCAAACATGCTACGCCTTAAGTATGTAAAAGCCGAGAAACCGCAATAG
- a CDS encoding SIR2 family NAD-dependent protein deacylase gives MKKIVVLTGAGVSAESGLKTFRDADGLWEGHDVMEVASLKGWEYNQELVLEFYNERRRQLLEVTPNEAHKALAELEKDYNVTIITQNVDDLHERAGSSNVIHLHGELLKARSTFDEDLVFDWKEDIKLGDLCEHHSQIRPHIVWFGEAVPLIKVAAQEVSQADIVMVIGTSMQVYPAAGLVDYKPYEAPIYFIDPRPSIDENAIDGLEIIAEKASVGVPIAVSRLLHT, from the coding sequence ATGAAAAAGATAGTTGTACTTACCGGAGCTGGTGTAAGTGCCGAAAGCGGATTGAAAACTTTTAGGGATGCTGACGGACTTTGGGAAGGACATGATGTAATGGAAGTTGCCTCTTTAAAAGGCTGGGAATACAACCAAGAATTGGTACTGGAATTTTACAACGAGAGACGTAGGCAACTACTTGAAGTTACTCCAAATGAAGCGCATAAAGCATTGGCAGAACTTGAAAAAGATTATAATGTTACTATAATTACCCAAAACGTAGACGATTTACACGAACGTGCTGGAAGCAGTAATGTTATACATCTCCATGGCGAACTTTTAAAAGCAAGAAGCACTTTCGACGAAGACTTGGTTTTCGACTGGAAAGAAGATATAAAGCTCGGTGACCTCTGCGAGCATCATAGCCAAATTAGGCCACACATAGTATGGTTTGGCGAAGCGGTTCCACTTATAAAAGTTGCTGCCCAAGAAGTATCCCAGGCAGATATCGTAATGGTTATAGGTACCTCCATGCAGGTATATCCTGCAGCTGGATTGGTAGATTACAAACCTTATGAAGCGCCCATCTATTTTATAGATCCGAGGCCATCGATTGATGAAAATGCCATCGACGGACTCGAAATAATAGCCGAAAAAGCTTCTGTGGGTGTCCCTATTGCGGTTTCTCGGCTTTTACATACTTAA
- a CDS encoding nucleotide sugar dehydrogenase, protein MKDSYKIAIVGLGYVGLPLAVEFARKGFSVIGFDINEKRVGELNAGKDVTDEVTSEEFEDAQGIVFTANEEDLDDCNVLIITVPTPVDDFKQPDLRPLLAASATVGRHLKKGDMVIYESTTYPGCTEDDCVPVLEKVSGLTYNEDFFCGYSPERINPGDKQRRLRNIMKVTSGSTPEKAEEIDQLYKAIIEAGTHKASSIKVAEASKIIENTQRDINISLVNELALIFDRIGVDTVEVLEASGTKWNFLPFRPGLVGGHCIGVDPYYLTHKAERLGYHPQVILSGRRINNNMGVFIANKVVKLMVRDQLPIKNAKALVLGMTFKENCPDVRNSRVIDVIDELSGFGLQVDTYDPYADKEEVKKYYGVELIDELKERYETIVLAVGHDKFATLDFEKLKSSPRTVVYDVKSFLPKEQVTDRL, encoded by the coding sequence ATGAAAGATAGCTATAAAATTGCCATCGTAGGTTTAGGCTATGTTGGTTTGCCCTTGGCAGTGGAATTTGCCAGAAAAGGATTTTCGGTAATTGGTTTTGATATCAATGAAAAAAGGGTAGGGGAGTTAAATGCTGGTAAAGATGTTACCGATGAGGTAACCAGTGAAGAATTTGAAGATGCCCAAGGAATTGTTTTTACGGCCAATGAAGAAGATTTGGATGATTGCAATGTTTTAATCATTACCGTGCCAACGCCTGTAGACGATTTTAAACAACCAGATTTGCGACCTCTGTTGGCCGCAAGTGCTACTGTTGGGCGTCATCTTAAAAAAGGTGATATGGTAATTTACGAATCCACCACCTATCCCGGATGTACCGAAGATGATTGTGTTCCAGTTCTTGAAAAGGTAAGCGGACTAACATATAATGAAGACTTTTTCTGCGGATATTCCCCAGAACGTATCAACCCGGGTGATAAGCAACGTAGGTTGAGAAATATTATGAAGGTTACCTCGGGAAGTACTCCCGAAAAGGCCGAAGAAATAGACCAACTATACAAAGCTATTATTGAAGCCGGTACTCATAAAGCTTCCAGTATTAAAGTGGCGGAGGCTTCTAAAATTATTGAAAACACACAAAGGGATATAAATATTTCTTTGGTGAATGAATTGGCCTTGATTTTTGATAGAATAGGGGTGGATACTGTAGAGGTTTTAGAAGCTTCTGGAACCAAGTGGAACTTCTTGCCGTTTAGACCTGGTCTGGTGGGAGGACATTGTATTGGCGTAGATCCCTATTACTTAACCCATAAAGCAGAACGTTTGGGGTACCATCCGCAGGTCATTCTATCTGGTAGACGTATTAACAACAATATGGGGGTTTTTATTGCCAATAAAGTGGTGAAGTTGATGGTTAGGGATCAATTACCGATAAAGAATGCGAAGGCCTTAGTGCTGGGAATGACTTTTAAAGAAAATTGTCCGGATGTTAGAAACTCTCGTGTAATTGATGTAATTGATGAATTAAGCGGATTCGGACTGCAAGTGGATACGTATGATCCTTACGCGGATAAGGAAGAGGTTAAGAAGTATTATGGCGTAGAATTGATCGATGAGCTTAAAGAACGTTATGAGACCATTGTTTTAGCGGTTGGTCATGATAAATTTGCGACCTTGGATTTTGAAAAATTAAAATCGAGTCCGCGTACGGTAGTTTACGATGTAAAAAGCTTTTTACCGAAAGAACAAGTTACGGATAGACTCTAG
- the rfbB gene encoding dTDP-glucose 4,6-dehydratase, with product MVNKDKNKLKVLITGGAGFIGSHVVRLFVNKYPNYEIVNLDALTYAGNLENLKDVENASNYSFVKGDITDASFIHKIFSEYQFNGVIHLAAESHVDRSIADPLAFVKTNVIGTMNLLNAAKENWKGQFENKLFYHISTDEVYGSLGESGLFTEETNYDPNSPYAASKASSDHFVRAYGETYGLPYIISNCSNNYGPNQFPEKLIPLFIHNIIQEQPLPVYGDGNYTRDWLFVIDHARAIDLIFHNSEKNKTYNVGGFNEWKNIDLVGLLCRIMDKKLHRQEGASSQLITYVKDRPAHDLRYAIDASKINKDLGWRPSVTFEEGLEKTIDWYLENQKWLKNVTSGAYQEYYKEQYKY from the coding sequence ATGGTTAATAAAGATAAAAATAAGTTGAAAGTTTTAATCACTGGTGGTGCCGGTTTCATTGGCTCTCATGTGGTTAGGCTTTTTGTCAATAAATATCCGAATTATGAAATAGTAAATTTAGATGCCCTAACCTACGCTGGTAACTTGGAAAATCTAAAGGATGTGGAGAATGCCTCCAATTATAGCTTTGTAAAAGGAGATATTACCGACGCCAGTTTTATACATAAAATATTTAGCGAATATCAATTTAATGGGGTTATTCACTTGGCTGCCGAAAGTCATGTAGACCGTTCTATTGCAGACCCTCTGGCTTTTGTAAAAACAAATGTAATTGGTACCATGAATTTATTGAATGCTGCCAAGGAAAATTGGAAGGGACAATTTGAAAATAAACTCTTTTATCATATCAGTACCGATGAGGTTTATGGCTCCTTAGGTGAAAGTGGTTTGTTTACGGAGGAAACCAATTACGACCCGAATTCTCCTTATGCGGCTTCAAAAGCTAGTTCAGATCACTTTGTTCGTGCCTATGGTGAAACTTATGGTTTGCCATATATTATTAGTAACTGCTCCAATAATTACGGTCCGAATCAGTTTCCAGAGAAACTCATTCCGCTATTTATCCACAATATCATACAAGAACAGCCGCTACCGGTTTATGGAGATGGAAATTATACCCGGGATTGGCTTTTTGTAATCGATCATGCCCGGGCCATAGACCTTATTTTTCACAATTCAGAAAAAAATAAAACCTATAACGTAGGAGGATTTAACGAATGGAAGAATATCGATTTGGTTGGGTTGCTATGTAGAATTATGGATAAAAAGCTTCATCGACAGGAAGGAGCTTCGTCACAATTAATCACATATGTAAAAGATCGCCCAGCTCATGATTTAAGATATGCTATTGATGCCTCTAAAATTAATAAGGACTTGGGCTGGAGGCCTTCCGTTACTTTTGAAGAAGGTTTGGAAAAAACGATCGATTGGTATTTGGAAAATCAAAAATGGTTAAAAAACGTAACTTCGGGAGCTTATCAAGAATATTATAAGGAGCAGTATAAATATTAA